A single window of Amphiura filiformis chromosome 17, Afil_fr2py, whole genome shotgun sequence DNA harbors:
- the LOC140138333 gene encoding uncharacterized protein yields MDSANDYQTETDAINKCDRVTINFNRRTVLDIVKQNLNLSLSEVDGLVLRALCKEKSLLLIFTDRLKNLIHEHTTMLSSLLIAHKCGWHSTQRQFVEMCNDDEEYRQNGKLVKSNGAYRYRQVALRRLHFSNLEPVSKKIEITNRYCKVISPKKKRPSGHKRGVKGRPNMNARRVRLPITTAKAQYEYKKSKITNHNSQVNELLNLHMRNMKAKQRQSQERCKKKVASDHIHLRSVPFEDAYNFGARTTLDSDQDDIEGTSSSMNGTTLDIDQDGIEGTSSSMNGMKVHCKDCHCEFDKAIQVLLHSHWHRYTCCYCGLQFRPMYAMERHMQVQHNAGQCMCKYNEQMNFKIRKMQSHICPCCDRPFGTYAQAKCHARCKAVINVLRYCCLCPMYFTSVAALTLHKQICHPKERLKPHYLKQVFHPEGKLITSFQCKYCGRHMSDMQRWKRHVSRHEKKYKRFPIRSRYCRIHSKNLKKQQDRGKNKSITLLRIQLDRPSGTDNYWMWISSIRSGAEHKQNVDQGATHTATCTCMNLKKGPHLAKNKGITLSRIQFEGESDLGQSNHEQSINNATTMQLLGSDTHMTSLLQQQQTLGSDTHMASSLLQQMLTLGSNTHMTSLLQQQQTLGSDTHMASSLLQQMLTLGSNTHMASLLQQQQTLGSDTHMTSSLQQQQTLVSDTHMASSLQQQQTLGSDTHMASSLQQQQTLGSDTHMTSSLQQQVQSGVGFICEYCKVHFKTPFQRTLHALWHLSYACCHCGATYVSMEGVTEHVRCHPATTSCNCCVEWDKPQHRQDVSSIYAQGIADNICRICRHPFGHVMDEEHHQSCLQTKNQLYICCICHTVVDPTCLDVHKQICHPGISSPMSAAGIPSQGTAEQFWHKAMGVKIEKGY; encoded by the exons ATGG ACTCTGCTAATGACTACCAGACTGAAACAGATGCAATAAACAAGTGTGATAGAGTCACCATCAATTTTAATCGTAGAACAGTGCTAGATATCGTCAAACAAAATCTGAATTTATCTCTAAGTGAGGTAGATGGACTGGTGTTGCGTGCCTTATGCAAAGAGAAGTCGCTGCTTTTAATATTCACTGATAGACTGAAGAATCTGATACATGAGCATACTACCATGTTGAGTTCATTGCTCATAGCTCACAAGTGTGGCTGGCATAGCACACAGAGGCAGTTTGTTGAAATGTGTAATGATGATGAGGAATATAGGCAGAATGGGAAGCTGGTCAAGAGTAACGGAGCTTATAGATACCGCCAGGTAGCGTTAAGGCGTCTGCATTTTTCCAACTTAGAGCCCGTTTCAAAGAAGATTGAGATTACCAATCGGTACTGCAAAGTTATTTCTCCAAAGAAGAAGCGACCTAGTGGCCATAAGAGGGGCGTGAAAGGCAGGCCCAATATGAATGCAAGAAGAGTAAGATTACCAATCACAACAGCCAAGGCCCAATATGAATACAAGAAGAGTAAGATTACCAATCACAACAGCCAAGTTAATGAGCTGCTTAATTTACATATGAGGAACATGAAAGCAAAGCAAAGGCAGTCCCAAGAAAGATGCAAGAAGAAAGTTGCAAGTGATCACATTCATCTTAGAAGTGTGCCTTTTGAAG ATGCTTACAACTTTGGAGCTAGGACAACATTAGATTCTGATCAGGATGACATTGAAGGGACATCATCATCAATGAATGGGACAACATTAGATATTGATCAGGATGGCATTGAAGGGACATCATCATCAATGAATGGAATGAAAGTACATTGCAAGGACTGCCACTGTGAATTTGATAAGGCCATCCAGGTACTTCTCCATTCGCACTGGCATAGATACACATGTTGCTACTGCGGTCTGCAATTCAGACCTATGTACGCTATGGAACGTCATATGCAGGTACAACACAATGCAGGTCAATGTATGTGCAAGTATAATGAACAGATGAATTTTAAGATTAGGAAAATGCAAAGCCATATCTGTCCATGCTGTGATCGTCCATTTGGAACGTATGCCCAAGCGAAATGCCATGCTCGATGTAAAGCAGTCATTAATGTACTTAGATATTGCTGTTTGTGTCCCATGTATTTTACTTCTGTCGCCGCACTTACACTCCACAAACAAATCTGCCATCCAAAAGAGAGACTTAAACCCCACTACTTGAAACAAGTCTTTCATCCAGAGGGGAAGTTGATTACATCTTTCCAATGCAAGTACTGTGGCAGGCACATGTCTGATATGCAACGCTGGAAGCGGCATGTCAGTAGACATGAGAAAAAATACAAGAGATTCCCGATAAGGTCAAGGTACTGCAGAATTCATTCTAAGAATCTGAAAAAGCAGCAAGACAGAGGCAAGAACAAAAGTATAACTTTATTAAGAATACAACTTGATAGGCCTAGTGGGACAGATAATTACTGGATGTGGATCAGCAGTATCAGATCCGGTGCAGAACATAAACAAAATGTAGACCAAGGTGCAACCCATACAGCTACATGTACGTGTATGAACTTGAAAAAAGGGCCGCATCTGGCCAAGAATAAAGGTATCACATTATCAAGAATACAATTTGAAGGTGAAAGTGATCTTGGACAAAGTAACCACGAACAAAGCATCAACAATGCTACGACCATGCAGCTATTAGGAAGTGACACACATATGACCTCTTTATTACAGCAGCAGCAGACATTAGGAAGTGACACACATATGGCCTCTTCATTACTGCAACAGATGCTGACATTAGGAAGTAACACACATATGACCTCTTTATTACAGCAGCAGCAGACATTAGGAAGTGACACACATATGGCCTCTTCATTACTGCAACAGATGCTGACATTAGGAAGTAACACACATATGGCCTCTTTATTACAGCAACAGCAGACATTAGGAAGTGACACACATATGACCTCTTCATTACAGCAGCAGCAGACATTAGTAAGTGACACACATATGGCCTCTTCATTACAGCAGCAGCAGACATTAGGAAGTGACACACATATGGCCTCTTCATTACAGCAACAGCAGACATTAGGAAGTGACACACACATGACCTCTTCATTACAGCAACAGGTACAGAGTGGTGTGGGCTTCATATGTGAATATTGTAAAGTTCATTTCAAAACCCCTTTTCAAAGGACACTCCATGCACTGTGGCACTTGAGTTATGCTTGCTGTCACTGTGGCGCAACTTACGTCAGCATGGAAGGTGTGACAGAACATGTTAGATGTCACCCGGCGACCACATCGTGCAACTGTTGTGTAGAATGGGACAAGCCACAACACAGGCAAGATGTGAGCTCTATTTACGCACAAGGAATAGCTGATAATATATGTCGAATTTGTAGGCACCCGTTTGGACATGTCATGGATGAAGAGCACCACCAATCATGCCTTCAAACAAAGAATCAACTTTATATATGTTGTATATGTCACACAGTTGTTGATCCCACTTGTCTTGATGTACATAAACAGATATGTCATCCTGGAATCTCATCACCCATGAGTGCTGCTGGCATACCAAGTCAAGGAACTGCAGAGCAATTTTGGCACAAAGCCATGGGGGTAAAGATAGAGAAAGGATATTGA